The genomic interval GCTACCCTTACTCTGCCGCGGAAATTTTTGTCATAAGCGAAAAATTGGCTCTCACCTCTGCCTTTAGCGTCAAAAATTCTGACCTGGGGGCCGCCGCCGGGACCGGCGCCAACGATAATTTCATCCACTCCGTCGCCATTTATGTCGCCGGCCGCCACGTTAACTCCGCCGCGGAAATTTTTGTCATAAGCGAAAAATTGGCCTAAAACCAAGCCTTCTGAATTAAAAATGCGAACATGCGGGCCGCCGCCGGGACCGGCGCCAACGATAATTTCATCAACTCCGTTGCCATTTATGTCGCCGGCCGCCACGTTAACTCCGCCGCGGAAATTCTCTCCGTAAGAAAAAAACTCTTTTTCCGCCACTCCGTTATAATCAGTTATTTTTGTCTGGCTGATATAATTTGAAAAAGGAGCCGCTAATATTTTCACCTTTTCTTTTTTAAGTTCTTCAATCGCTTTTTCAATCGCAGAAGCAATGTTTAACCTGCCTTTTCCTAACTGGCCCAAGAAACCCGGATTAAGCCGGCTAATATTATCCGCGCTGTTAAGTATTATGTTTACAACTTCATGGCGGGTTAATTTCGGGTTGACTTCTTCTATTAAAGCAACGGCGGCGGCAACCATCGGCGTGGCCATTGAAGTGCCGGACCAATAGCCATTGTAATATTTGTTGAATTGCGCCCTGCCCGGCTCGTAAACCGTTGTGCTGAAAATGCTTACTCCAGGAGCGGCGATGTCAACACACTTAAACCCATGGCTGGAAAAATTAGTTTTTTGGTCAAGAGTGTCGGTGGCGGCCACGCCGATAATCATATTTTCTCCGTTATTACCGTCATGGCAAACCGGATACATCGGCGTCCGGTCCAAATCATACCCGTCCCCCTCTCCCTGTTCATTGCCGGCCGCGGCCACAATGACTATTCCGGCGTTATAAGCTCTTTTTATTGCTTCATGCAAAGACTGGCTGTAGCCAAAACCAACAAAACTCAAATTTATAATGTCGGCGCCATTATTAACGGCATAATCAATCGCCCGAACAACCTCGCTCGTTCTGCCTTCGCCCTTATCATTTAAAACCCGCAAAGGCATTATGGAAGTTTTCCAGGTTATGCCCGTTATCCCCATTCCGTTATTGCCAACTGCTCCGGCTATGCCCGCCACAATTGTGCCATGCAAAATTCCCGCCTCGGTAAATCCCTCTTCAAACTTGGGCGAAGGGTCGGGCGTATTGTTTATGAAATCCCAGCCGTTAACATCATCAATAAAACCGTTTTTATCATCATCAATTCCATTGCCCGGAATTTCGTTGGTATTTCTCCAAATATTGCCGGCTAAATCCGGATGGTTTATCTGAATCCCCGAATCTATAATAGCGATAACCACATTAGGGCTCTGGTTTGCGTATTCCCAGGCAGCCGGGGCCTTTATTTTTTCCAGATACCATTGATTGCCATAATAAGCATCGTTGGGGATAGAGGAAATCTGGTAAAAATAATTAGGCTCGGCGTAACTAACCCTCTCGTCACTGTTATATTTTTCCAAAATCTCGTAAAAATCCTCTTCCGGCAAAATTTTTACAACCTCTATCTTGTCGCTATCCTTAAACTTAACTATTATTTCCTCAAATAATCCACCCGAACCCGTCTCCTTGCCTGCGCCTCCGACAGAATAAGCGGAAAAAAACAAAAAAATAATTACGAAGCATAAAAAATATATAAAAAAAGACTTTGAATTCTTTCTCTCCCCGCTAAATATTGCTGATAACTTTTGCGTAAAATACAACATGAAAATAAAAAAATAAAAAACATTAAGCCCAAAATTTACCCAATATAAAAGATGCTATCTAGCGGGGTAAATAACATCTTTATTATAGCACAAATAGGGATAGAGAGTAAAATATATTTAAAGTCTGTTTATTTCTTCCAAGGTTTCTCGGGCGCATTTTTCCCAACTAAAATTTTCCACTCTTTCTTTTCCTTTCTCTATTAAAATTTCCTTTAACTTATTATCTGTTATTATATCCTTTAAGGCCGCTTCTATTGAATTAACATCGTCGGGATCAAAAAAAAGAGCCGCTTCTCCCGCCACTTCTTTTAAAACCGGCAGGCAAGACGCGGCTATCGGCACTTGGCAAGACATGGCCTGGAGCAAAGGGATGCCAAAGCCCTCATATTTTGTGGGAAAGATAAAGGCGGTTGCCGCGTTATAGATAAAAGGCAAATCCTCTTCTTCTACCCAGCCCGGCATAATTATCTCCGGCTCCAAATCAAATTCTCTTATAATATATTTCGCTTCGTCATAACCGAAACTGGCGTCCCCGATCAAAACCAGCTTGTGTTTTATATCCTTATTATTCTCGCGCATTAAGCAAAAAGCTTCCAGCAAAGCCGGCGTGTTTTTCTTCTTTTCCAGGCGTCCGACATATAATACGAAAGGGCTCTCAACCCCGTATTTATCCAAAATTCTTTTTATTTTTTCCCGGTCATTAATCTTTCTATACAGCAATTTATTATAACCATTATAAACCACCTTTATTTTTTCTTCCCTGGTTTTGTAAGTCTTCAATATTTCATCCTTGGAAAAATTAGATACGGTTATTATTTTTTTGGCGCGCTTCAGGGCGAATCTTGTCGACCATCTCAAATAATCGGTAGAATTAGCTCTATATTCCCCTCTGGTGGCGGCTCTGACAAAAAAACAAATAATATTCCTTAAAAATTTCTTTTCTGGCCCGATATCATCCGCTCTGTAGAAAGGCCTATTCTTCTCAAAGGCAATGTCATGAATGGTAATCATTGTCTTTTTCGGAAAAATTAAAGGCAAGGTGTGGGCCGGCACAAATAAGGCGTCCGGCCTATGGATTAGCATCTCCCAGGTTAATCTTCCCAGAGTCCAAAAAAAATCAAAGGGCCAATTAAGAACCTTGGCCCGAAAATTATTATAAGGACTCTTTATTATCTGATAACCATTCTTGTCAAATTTAATTTCTCCTCTCCGATTAGAATCGGGAAAGTGTTGCCGGGTAGTCAAATCCAACAAGCCGTTTTTTAATGGTTTGTCCGAATATAAAATATATTGATTTTTGTCATCCAGTTTCGCCAACCATCTGATCAAATAATAAGAATACCACTCGGTACCGCTTTTATGGTCCCTATTGGCCCTGGAAGCGTCAATGCCAATTAGCATAACTAAAATTTGTAATTTTGTAATTTTTAAACAATTTTAAATTTCAAAAATTTAAAATTGGAAATTAAACAGACTTGAAGCGCAAATATTGAGAGTTTATCAAAAACAAGGATATTATTTCGTCGCGAGAATACTGCGTTTATAACTATTTAAATTATCCAGCGCTATCCCTGTGCCTTTAGCCACGCACAGAAGAGCCTCATCGGCCACATAAACCGGCACGCCGGTAGTGCGAGACAAGAGCTGGTCAATATTTCTCAACAAAGAACTCCCGCCGGATAGAACCATGCCCTTGTCCATTATGTCGGCGGCCAGTTCCGGCGGCGTCTTATGCAAAACTTTCTTAGCCGCGGAAATAATGGCTTCCAATTCATTCTGAATAGCCTCGGTAACATCATCGCTCGTTACGTTGATGCTGCGCGGCAAGCCGGTTATGATATCCCGGCCCCTGATTTCCATTGACAGCTTATCTTCCAAAAATAAGGCGGAACCGATGTTTATTTTTATTTCTTCAGAAGTCCTTTCCCCAACGGCTAAGTTATACTTTCTCCGAATATATTCCAAAATAGCCGCGTCAAATTTATTGCCCCCGACCCGGACCGAAGTGGAAGCGACAATTCCACCCAAAGAGATAACGGCCATTTCCGCCGTCCCGCCGCCAATATCAACAATCATGTGCCCGGAAGCCGAGCCAATCGGAATATCGGCTCCGATAGCCGCGGCGATCGGCTCTTTTATTATATAAGCGGCTTTGGCTCCGGCCGCGATTGTCGCTTCGGACACAGCCCGGCGCTCGGTAGAAGAAATTCCGGCCGGCACCGCAACCATAACTTCCGGCCGAAAAAGATGAATTCCGCCCAAAGTTTTATTTATAAAATACCTTAACATCGCTTCGGTCGTGCGGTAATCGGCGATTACGCCGTCTTTTAGGGGCTTCAGGGCTATAATCGTGTCCGGAGTGCGCCCCAGCATGTCCTTGGCTTCATTGCCCACGGCTAAAATTTTCCTGTCTTCCATGGAAATCGCCACTACCGAAGGCTCATTAATAACTATACCGCGCCGAGGCAGATAAACTAAGGTGTAAGTTGTTCCCAGGTCAATGCCTATCCGTTTTATAAACATAGTCAAAATTTCTAAATTACAATTTCTAATTTCTAATAAAATGTCAAATGTCAAAATTCCCGGCCCGCCTCGCGTTAAATAGTCTTCTGATAATTACCCGCCTGTATCCAGCAAACAACTTAAATTAATTTAAACAAATTAAAGGCGAGTGGGGCAGGCCTAATGACAAATCAAATCCCCCGGCCTCGCCAAGCGAAGCGGGGCGGGCAAAATCCAAATGTCAAAAATAGTTTTGCCTGCCTGCCGAAGCGTCGGCGCAGGCAGGGATTTTGGTATTTGAAATTTATTTGGCATTTGAGCTTTGGATTTTAGGGTTTTATTAGAAATTAGGTGAATTGGGAATTAGAAATTAACTTCAAACCCCTTATCCATCCTTAAATCCGTTTTCCATCTTATCCCCCCATCAAATTCCCTTTCTACAGATAAACCAGCCGGATTATATGATTTTACCTTATTTTTGAACTTTAAGTCAACTGCTAAATTTTCCACTTTGTTGCCGGGTTGCTTTTGGATATACAGGCTGTAATTCCCGTTTTTGGCCAATTTCCATAAATTATCCGGCAATTTGTATTCAAGGTACAAACTGCCAATCTTGCCAGGCTCAATGGAAATAAACATGCCAAAAACAGCTTTATTAAACTCGCTGGCGACATCAATTTCTTCCATATTTTTTTCTTCATTGTTTATTTCAACTTTCGTCAGTTTAGCCCCATCCGGAGCATAAATCCGAGTATAGGTCCTATACCTGGTTGTCCGCCAGTCAAAACCGCCATTATGGGCATAATTAGCTTTTAATTTAACAAACAAGCCATCGTCTTTTTGTTCTAACTTATAATCAATTCCCTTATTCATAACAGCGTCTGTTTTCAAAGCCGCTAAATTGGCGTCAACCACCATTAAGTAATCGCCTTTTGCCTCTTTGATTTCCCCGGCTCCGCCAAAATCTTTTATTGATCTCTGCGCCGGCTGATCTTTCAAAAATACCAAAATATTTTTTTCCAAAATATTCTCGGAAATGGCAAGTAAAATCTGCCGCCAGGAAGAAAAAGGCAAATCAAATAATTTTATCTTTAATTCTTTTACCAATTCTCCGACAACTTCTTTCCTCTGCCAGGAAGGAATGCCTAATTGAATATACCCGGCTTCCACTTTATATTGCAACAACTGCTGAAAATTTTCTTTATCATATTCCTCTCCGCCGGTGAAAATCGGTCCGGTTATCGCCAAAAGATCTGTAACGAATTTCGGAGTTATGGCCACAATCCCGGAAAAATCTCCGGAAAAATTATTAATTTGGTTTGCCGGCGGCAATAGCGAATCTTCTTTTTTGTAAAACCATTCAATCTGCGAAGCGGCGGTCGGCCAGTCAGGAGACCAGTTAGCATCCCTCATAAACCATTTGTCAACTTTTAAATATTTTTCCAAAGGCTCGGGGGGGGCGACATCAATCTTGTCTTTGACTGGCATATCCATATGGTAAATGTCATGGGTGTCAAAACGGGAGATATCTCCGTCTTTGATTTCTAAAATTCCATATGTTCCCAAAAATCCTCCTGTCGGCCTTAATTCATCATTATTCTGCAAAAGCGCCAAAAAGGCGATCTCATTCGGATAACCGGCCCAAAAAGGCAAAATTTCTGCAATTGTTACGGCCCTCTGGAGCAAAACGCCGCCAGCTTTAAGCTCAATTTTTATTTTGCTTATCTCATCTTTAAAAAGCCAAAATATTCCCCTGTAATCAATTCGATCCAAATTGAGGTAAGCCAAATCCAAATTGGCTTTTAATCCGGCCAACTCCGGGCCGGATTCATAAATTAATTTCAACATTTCCCTTTTTTCCTCCGGCTGCCAACCGGAAAAACTGGAACCCGACCGTTTTAAAAACAAAACATTTAACTCCTGGCCCATGACGGCGGCCCGATAAACCGATTTTGATATAATTTCTCCGCTCCCAACCAAATAGCGGAAATTATTAAGCTGGCTCTTGGAAACAGGCAGGCGGGAAATAAAAAAATTGTCTCCGGCTCTTTCAAGGTGGAGCGAAGCTAAATTAAAATCCTCTTCCGCTTCTTTTGAAGCGACGGAAGCGGAAGCGAATTTTCCTTCTTTTATTAAATTAACCGCTTGGCTTAAATTGTCCTTGGCCGCGTTTACACTCCTATAAACCTGCCGAAAATTAAAAAAAACGCTAAAACCGGAAATAATAACGAAAAAAACCAGAACAAGAAAACAAAAAAATAAATATTTTAAGACCCTAAAAATTACCCGCCTTTTCCTCCGTCTTTTAATAAATGGCGCCGAGGCGACTAAATCCTCGGCTTTTTCATAAACCCCGGCCAGATTCAAACCATTTGATTTTGAAGGCTTAAACATAAAAAACCTTATAACTTATAATCCGAATACCTTAATTCACCCGCCTGCCGTCAAGGCAGGTAGCATTCGTAGTTAAATTCGGATTCCTAAAATTCGTAGAATTCGTAGTAAAATATACCTAAATTATAGCAGAGACAACAAGGATTAACAAGCCTAAAAATTGACAAAAAATAAAAAAAATGCTAATATCCTAATAATAAAAACGAAAAAAGATCTTTCACATAAATCTAAAATCATATGGAGGGGTATTATGGTTTTCCAAAGATCAGATGAATCGTTTGCGCTTGTAAAACCCAAGGCGAGAATTAAATTCGCAGATATGAGACACCTAATATCATCTCAAATTTTGAGATGTTTCAGGGCCGACTTGTTTCAAAAACCAGGAACTCCGATAAGTCAACAAAAGTATATTGACCTTTTATGGAGCTCTATTAATAAAGGCTCTTACCCGGAGTTCATACCGAAAATACCGGAAGGCTGCCTGTCCCCTTTTCTAGTTCTGCCCAGGACATTTGCCGACTGCAAAGACCAGGCGGAAAAAATTGAAAAGGCCATGAATGGTCGAGTGGAATTCAATGAATTCAGCCGGACAATAACTGTCAAAACCAGAGAAAGGACAATAATTTTTTCAGAAATCGATTTTTCCAGTTGGTACACGATGCTTAGTATCAACCAGCCCCGCTGGCCATATCTCCTTCTCCGACCAATGAATTTGGAAAGACTCGAAAAAAAACTTGACGAATTTTCGCCCGAGGAAATACTGGCGATTATTTTCCAATGCACCGCGTAAAACAATCAACGCTAGAAGCGGGGAAGGTGGCTACTACAGCCCTTTGAAAGCATAATTCGCCTTTTGATCCTGACCAGATGGCAGGACTTCCAGATAAAACGGGCTCATGTATATTCTGCACGAGCCTATTTTTTTATACCAAAAGCCACGGACTTATTGCCCGTGGCATTTTTATTTTAAAAAACATTTAATCCATCTCTTATAAATTCCTTCCGCTATGCGTTATGCGCTTACTCATGCCCCAGCGCTTCTACCGGCTCAAGTTTTGCGGCTTTGCGGGCTGGATACAAGCCGAAAGCTATGCCAAAAAATAAAGAAAATCCGAGAGCAACCGCAAAAGACTTGATTGGCACGGTAAATCCCCAATTCCACCCATAATAACTGGCCCCAAGAGAAACAAACAAAGAAATTCCAACTCCTAAAATTATCCCGATAACACCGCCGGCAATTGTAATAAAAATTGATTCTGCCAAAAATTGCCACATAATATCCTCGTATTTCGCCCCAACCGCTTTGCGTAAGCCGATTTCTTTTGTCCTTTCGGTTACGATGACATACATAATGTTTGTAATTCCAACTCCGCCAACCACTAAGGAAATCGCCACAATCGCTAAAAGCAATAAAGTAATGGCTCCTGTAACAGTTTCCATTATTTCCATTGATTCCACCATTGAAGCGACGCGAAAATCATCTTTGCTAGCGCCCATCCAGCTCACGTATTCTTCGGTGGGATGGGGAAGGTCATGATTTTCCCGCAAGAGATAACGCATTTCCTCGGCGGTTTCATCAATAAATTTAGGGTCCTTAACCCGATGCATAAGAAAAAGAACATGGTCTATACCCATAACCCTTTTTTGCAAGGTTCTTACCGGAACATAAACAAAATCGTCAAAATCCAGGGTCATCACCGCCCCCCTTTCTTTAAGGACGCCGATAACCCTGAATTTTTTTTGGCGTATTTTAACAAACTGGCCGATGGGGTCGGAATTGCCGAATAACTTTTCCTTTATTTTGCTGCCCAAAACCGCCACCGGCGCCAAAGATTTATCTTCGGCTTCGGTAAAAAACCGGCCAAGATCAATTTCGCTTTTATCTATATCAATAAAACTGGATGTCGCGCCGAACAAAAAAACTTTCTTAAACTCGCTGCCGTAACTTACCAGTTCCTGCCCCATTATGCCGGCATAACCACTTTCTATATTAGGCAATTTATTAATATCTTCCATATCATCCAAAGTCAAAGTTGTGATTTGCACCCCCGTGGCTAAATTGGAGGCTGATTGGGTTTCGGCCGCCATCCCCTTTTTTGTGCTTGGCACCTTTATTTCCACTTCAATCATATCGGAGCCGCCGAAAGATTCCACTTCCCCCAGGATCAGGTTGTTTATGCCGGCTCCCGCGGAAAAAACAATAATTACGCTGGCAATTCCGATAACCATGCCTAAAACCGTCAGGCCAGTCCTTACTTTATTGGCGTGCACCGCCTGCCAAGCGATTTTGGTTGTATTAACAATATTCATCTATTCCTTGCTTATTAAAAATATTTTAATATATTAATTAGATTGAAAAATAAAATCCTAAGCACTAAATCCTAAATCCTAAACAAATTTCAATTTCTAAAATTCAAATGTTCAAAATACTTGTTTAAAAAATTTGTTAATTTGAATTTTGAATTTGTTTAGAGTTTAGAGTTTAGGATTTAGAATTTCTAAAATAGTCTTAAAATCTTAATCGTTACATATTATTCGTACCGCAAAGCTTCCACCGGTTCCAGACGCGCCGCCTTACGGGCCGGATACAAACCGAAAATCAAACCAACCAAAGACGAAACCCCAACAGCCAAAAGAATGGAAACCAAAGAAACGGAAAATTCCCAGTCGTAACCCAAAAAATTGGCTATAACTGAAATTAAAAAAGATATAACAGTCCCAAAAATAATGCCAACGACCCCGCCAAGAAAAGTTACGGCGATAGACTCAATTAAAAATTGACTTAAAATGTTAAAATTGCTGGCGCCGACCGCTTTGCGCAAACCAATCTCTCGCGTCCTTTCCGTAACGCTTACAAGCATTATATTCATAATTCCAATCCCGCCCACAACCAAAGACAAGGCCGCCATGGCCGCCAAAAAATAACGTAAAGCGTCGGTAATCATTTTTACCATATCCAGAGCTTGAGCCG from Patescibacteria group bacterium carries:
- a CDS encoding S8 family serine peptidase; its protein translation is MFFSAYSVGGAGKETGSGGLFEEIIVKFKDSDKIEVVKILPEEDFYEILEKYNSDERVSYAEPNYFYQISSIPNDAYYGNQWYLEKIKAPAAWEYANQSPNVVIAIIDSGIQINHPDLAGNIWRNTNEIPGNGIDDDKNGFIDDVNGWDFINNTPDPSPKFEEGFTEAGILHGTIVAGIAGAVGNNGMGITGITWKTSIMPLRVLNDKGEGRTSEVVRAIDYAVNNGADIINLSFVGFGYSQSLHEAIKRAYNAGIVIVAAAGNEQGEGDGYDLDRTPMYPVCHDGNNGENMIIGVAATDTLDQKTNFSSHGFKCVDIAAPGVSIFSTTVYEPGRAQFNKYYNGYWSGTSMATPMVAAAVALIEEVNPKLTRHEVVNIILNSADNISRLNPGFLGQLGKGRLNIASAIEKAIEELKKEKVKILAAPFSNYISQTKITDYNGVAEKEFFSYGENFRGGVNVAAGDINGNGVDEIIVGAGPGGGPHVRIFNSEGLVLGQFFAYDKNFRGGVNVAAGDINGDGVDEIIVGAGPGGGPQVRIFDAKGRGESQFFAYDKNFRGRVRVA
- a CDS encoding glycosyltransferase family 1 protein, with product MLIGIDASRANRDHKSGTEWYSYYLIRWLAKLDDKNQYILYSDKPLKNGLLDLTTRQHFPDSNRRGEIKFDKNGYQIIKSPYNNFRAKVLNWPFDFFWTLGRLTWEMLIHRPDALFVPAHTLPLIFPKKTMITIHDIAFEKNRPFYRADDIGPEKKFLRNIICFFVRAATRGEYRANSTDYLRWSTRFALKRAKKIITVSNFSKDEILKTYKTREEKIKVVYNGYNKLLYRKINDREKIKRILDKYGVESPFVLYVGRLEKKKNTPALLEAFCLMRENNKDIKHKLVLIGDASFGYDEAKYIIREFDLEPEIIMPGWVEEEDLPFIYNAATAFIFPTKYEGFGIPLLQAMSCQVPIAASCLPVLKEVAGEAALFFDPDDVNSIEAALKDIITDNKLKEILIEKGKERVENFSWEKCARETLEEINRL
- a CDS encoding rod shape-determining protein, whose protein sequence is MFIKRIGIDLGTTYTLVYLPRRGIVINEPSVVAISMEDRKILAVGNEAKDMLGRTPDTIIALKPLKDGVIADYRTTEAMLRYFINKTLGGIHLFRPEVMVAVPAGISSTERRAVSEATIAAGAKAAYIIKEPIAAAIGADIPIGSASGHMIVDIGGGTAEMAVISLGGIVASTSVRVGGNKFDAAILEYIRRKYNLAVGERTSEEIKINIGSALFLEDKLSMEIRGRDIITGLPRSINVTSDDVTEAIQNELEAIISAAKKVLHKTPPELAADIMDKGMVLSGGSSLLRNIDQLLSRTTGVPVYVADEALLCVAKGTGIALDNLNSYKRSILATK
- a CDS encoding DUF4012 domain-containing protein, with the translated sequence MFKPSKSNGLNLAGVYEKAEDLVASAPFIKRRRKRRVIFRVLKYLFFCFLVLVFFVIISGFSVFFNFRQVYRSVNAAKDNLSQAVNLIKEGKFASASVASKEAEEDFNLASLHLERAGDNFFISRLPVSKSQLNNFRYLVGSGEIISKSVYRAAVMGQELNVLFLKRSGSSFSGWQPEEKREMLKLIYESGPELAGLKANLDLAYLNLDRIDYRGIFWLFKDEISKIKIELKAGGVLLQRAVTIAEILPFWAGYPNEIAFLALLQNNDELRPTGGFLGTYGILEIKDGDISRFDTHDIYHMDMPVKDKIDVAPPEPLEKYLKVDKWFMRDANWSPDWPTAASQIEWFYKKEDSLLPPANQINNFSGDFSGIVAITPKFVTDLLAITGPIFTGGEEYDKENFQQLLQYKVEAGYIQLGIPSWQRKEVVGELVKELKIKLFDLPFSSWRQILLAISENILEKNILVFLKDQPAQRSIKDFGGAGEIKEAKGDYLMVVDANLAALKTDAVMNKGIDYKLEQKDDGLFVKLKANYAHNGGFDWRTTRYRTYTRIYAPDGAKLTKVEINNEEKNMEEIDVASEFNKAVFGMFISIEPGKIGSLYLEYKLPDNLWKLAKNGNYSLYIQKQPGNKVENLAVDLKFKNKVKSYNPAGLSVEREFDGGIRWKTDLRMDKGFEVNF
- a CDS encoding ABC transporter permease codes for the protein MNIVNTTKIAWQAVHANKVRTGLTVLGMVIGIASVIIVFSAGAGINNLILGEVESFGGSDMIEVEIKVPSTKKGMAAETQSASNLATGVQITTLTLDDMEDINKLPNIESGYAGIMGQELVSYGSEFKKVFLFGATSSFIDIDKSEIDLGRFFTEAEDKSLAPVAVLGSKIKEKLFGNSDPIGQFVKIRQKKFRVIGVLKERGAVMTLDFDDFVYVPVRTLQKRVMGIDHVLFLMHRVKDPKFIDETAEEMRYLLRENHDLPHPTEEYVSWMGASKDDFRVASMVESMEIMETVTGAITLLLLAIVAISLVVGGVGITNIMYVIVTERTKEIGLRKAVGAKYEDIMWQFLAESIFITIAGGVIGIILGVGISLFVSLGASYYGWNWGFTVPIKSFAVALGFSLFFGIAFGLYPARKAAKLEPVEALGHE